One window of the Methylocystis parvus OBBP genome contains the following:
- a CDS encoding GNAT family N-acetyltransferase, which produces MSLLTSFFAKPSFVVRPIGAERAEECETLHGASFAFGWSKIDFESYLTDPHIIADGAVAEGARGKLGGFILSRLLPPDSEVLTFAVDPARRGAGLGRMILDKHLENLERGGARLVFLEVADDNDAALKLYFRVGFKEIGRRENYYQRADGTKRAAVNLRLEM; this is translated from the coding sequence GCCGTCCTTTGTGGTTCGGCCGATCGGGGCCGAGCGGGCGGAAGAATGCGAGACGCTGCATGGCGCCTCCTTCGCCTTTGGCTGGTCCAAGATCGATTTCGAGAGCTATCTCACCGATCCGCACATCATCGCCGACGGCGCGGTGGCGGAGGGCGCGCGCGGCAAGCTCGGCGGCTTCATCCTGTCGCGCCTTTTGCCCCCGGACTCCGAGGTTCTGACTTTCGCGGTCGACCCGGCCCGCCGGGGCGCGGGCCTCGGCCGCATGATCCTCGACAAGCATCTGGAAAATCTGGAGCGCGGCGGCGCGAGGCTGGTCTTTCTGGAAGTCGCCGACGACAACGACGCGGCGCTGAAGCTCTATTTCCGCGTCGGCTTCAAGGAGATCGGCCGGCGGGAGAATTATTACCAGCGCGCCGACGGGACGAAGCGCGCGGCGGTGAATTTGCGATTGGAGATGTGA